A window of Rhododendron vialii isolate Sample 1 chromosome 11a, ASM3025357v1 genomic DNA:
GTAAACTTGGATGTCATTGATTGTCCAAACACAAAGATTCAAAAATACAGGCGGTAATTGAGATTCCTAAGCGTCTTCAAATTCTTAATCTTAAGGTTTTTGTCGCCTTGGTGATTGTGCCAATGTGCCTCATGGCCCTCATGAGAATTCTACTCTGTGTGAAAGCAGCTGTATGTGTGTAACTGTAATCTAAAGCGGCAAAGCAAAACAATGTAATCAAACACAAGCTCCGTCAACAAACCATGAGAGGATGTTGGAATAGACTAAAAAGGAAGCAGTAGGAAAACATAGATGCACAACATACAGAACACAATCAATACCAACATTGTCTAACAAAGAAGTCAACAGCAACATAAGATACTGGCCTAAGTATATAATGCAAAACCTTAGGCACATAAGCCTTTCGGTAGGACAACCACTCCAATTCCAATCCTCGATCTATGCCTGCTCTCTCAAACCTCGCTACCGCAAATTTTGGCAGTTTGAGATGTTTTTTAAAGATGCTTTCACGCTTGCGCTCCCTTCCACCGACGCGCATTCTGTGACTTGCTGCTAACCAATGCTAACCAAAACAACAATATTCTAGAAACACTGATTCGCTCGTTAACTCTACTAAATCTCGTAAAATAACCGCATATAACAAGCAATTTATCAAGTCAAACACGGTTTCTGTAACTTTAACCCTAATTCCCATTGCACATAGCTCAGGTGCGTCAATTAAACCCCTACCAATCACCAAATGCACTTAGATCCAGAGATCTACACGtcaaatctatcaaacaaataACCGAATCAATTGAGAAACAGTAGTAGATTCGGGACTCACGGTGTTGCCGAGCGCCACGACGTTGAGGAACGTCGTCTGCCGCTTCGACGATGACGATGAGTTTTCGTCGACGTCCTCGTCGGCAAGCAACGCGGACGCTTGCCGCATCGAATCGGAGAGCTCGTACAATTCCTCGATCGCGTCCATCGATCGATGAATCAAATCACTTCAAAGAGAATTCCAGAGATTCGCGAGTTTGGGTGGGCAAGTCCGAAATTAGAGCAAAAGGCAGGGATCGggatggtagagagagagacacgaGGAAACCCTAGGTTTTGATAGAAGATGATGAGAGATCTAGTAATGATGTGTATGTGGATGGGGGTTACGGCGGAGGGCCGGAGGTTTGGAGTTGAAGTTTTgaaatgagaggagagagagagggagggaggagagagagggaatgatAGGGGGGCGGCAGTTTATGAGAGGAAGGAACAGAGAAAACGAGCGGAAcggtgactctctctctctctctcttcgatggttcgatttctctctctctctgactctctctctccttgtaaTAAAACGAGttattttggtttgggttttcgATTTTTCTCACAGGAGTAGGTCCCCCTGGAGTTTGGGAAATTGCCTTCCGGGGTAGTGtttgaaattcaaacatttcaaaatgTTTGCCCTATTCAGGTACTAGTCaacattttttccatttttacccacatttgaaaaaaaaaaaattactcctaaaaCTTTATGGAATTAGTCCAAaacataatcaaatttgtttTGACTTTGGTTAGCTCTTTGTTGCTGAATTACTGGGATCCAACAAAATGcttgttttttcccccttagATTTTGAGTTTTCCTTTTGAATAACGAAAATTTAGCGCATTTAAAGTTAGATCTACGAGTATTTCTGTTGCGAGTCTGCGCAtgttaaaatcttttttaagaGCTTACGTGACAATTTGACATATTAGAATTTAACATTTTCAAGTATCCATTCTAACCAACACGTCAAATTTATTAGTATTTTAGGAACTTGTGGAGCAAAGTgatgaaagaatttttttgacaTCGTATCTCAAATTTGACATGAGAGAGTGCCGATGTCGAATGACCCACAATAAGCATTTGATGTTTTGATTGGAGTTGAGTTACACGTTAATTCTTCCGCTTGGCATGACACGTTGAATTTGATATCATTAATTGAAGATGCTCAAGTGCATGTTACATGACATGATgttgtgattttttatttttaaaaaattgtactatCACATTCATACAAGGTGAGATATGTTGAATTTATCTTCCTTTTTTAACCTAGGGGTGATAAATAGTGGAAGCATCATTCAAGCTTGAAGGGGAAAGAAAATTGTTGCATATTCTCATCGGTTACACTTGGtctgccaattttttttttacaagtacTGCTACGTGCTGTTGTGCCTTATGTGCTGTTGGATCATAAAGAAAAGTTCTTATTTGGTACCTCAAATTATTGACTGTCCTTACGTCCTTTCTGATTCTTTTTATTccttaaaaataaagaaataaaatttatacTTAAATTATGTGCAAAGAAAATATAATAATGTTTTTATCGTGCAAGTTTTGAGTAGGTGGTATGGTCGCATAATAAGTCAATCAACTAGGGTTAGCTCAATTGTTCAGGACTGGGAGGTCAGAAGTTCGAATTTCCCTATTGACTTGTTAGTGTTTTTTCCTTAGTGAGGatatttctttgtttgtttgtttgtttttggcttTATTTCTTGTATTCATGTCACGTGGACTCTCGCAATTGATGCATTATttcatatatgatgtaaataatattttctatcaattgattaaaaaaagtcACATAATAAGTCCTACTAGTGGTGAAACCAATATTTGAACTTTGAGATGACACTCCAAAATAATCGTAAATCCATCAATCTCAAAAAGAATGTTTGCAAAACAGGACGAAGATGTTTTccttcaaattcaaaaaacaaactcatTAAAATCTAGTATCTTGCCAGAGGAATTTTAAATGTTTTGAaccaaaaatgcatttttccaAAGTCTTGATTTTGTGAACAAAACAGTTTTGgagggatggagagagagcATTTATACATAATACAATAAAAGTACACATGTTATATGATTAATCGCGTGTAATACTCCAACAGATTGTTAGATGCCTGTTTTCATAGGCTAATCATCCATTAATAACAAGTAGTTAAACAAGATTGTGAAGCAAATTTGTGGTTTTTGAACAAAAAGTTTAGACCGGTTGTGCCCCCTCCTTAAAAGCTTCGCCCTTGAGTTCTAACGCATTATCCAAGCTTTCGTATTCATAATTGCTCGTTCCTAAGATCCCCGTCGAGTTTttcaatgataaaaaaaaatgcatgctaATACTTGGGTATCCATAATTTTATGTGCTGAGTTAGCAATGAATCCGTGAGACTCATGTGTGTAATTTTCTTATATTAGAATTAGTCTTCCCCCGAAACTTGCCGACTAAAAGAAAAGGTACAAGATTATATagaaaaacttttatttaaatCACTTGTACACAATTATCTATGGTATCTCAATGTACACAGTTACACAATTATCTATGGTATCTCACTTATGTACATGGTTAAATCAGGTATGTACACGGTTACGGAGCATTTgataacctttttgtttttagtttttggtttttgtttttacctttttgaaaactaatgaagaaaacttgtttggtaacaagtttctacttttttgtttttcataaactttttaaAAGTTGTTGTAAACTATGGAAACTACAAAAAGGTaaatttccccattttttttttttgaaaaacacaaatattaccAAACGTGTTTCTTGTTTTCATAAACCTGTTTCTGCttctagtttcttaaaaacaaaaaaactgaaaactgaaaaagtTATCAAATGCACTCTTAGCTATTTAAACCAGTTCTGTACACAATTACCCAATATAATATGCAATGAATATTTTTGTTACTAGTATTTCAATTGGAAAACAATTCTTCAGAAAATAGTCTTCATCATGCACCAAATCATTGGAAACTGAATGGAGCATGCACTGCTTTATAAACTCAAATTGGCGCAGTGACAAGCACTTAGCTTTATAAACTCAAATTGAgggtgtttattttttttcctttgtgtaaTGAGGAGAGATAAATAGATACATAGAGAGAAACGAGAGTAATAATTACAGAGAAAACTTATTGAAGGTCGTGCGTAGAAATAGATGTTAGTTTTGGAGACCCAAAACGACTTGACTTCTAGTCTAGTGGCTCAAACGGGTAAAGACTACTCACGTAAGAAGTTGTGGAAAGGATGGGCGCCACAAGCCCTTAAAAAGTCAACAATCAATTTGTCTTCGATCAATTCATACGAAAGCTGGCTTTGTCTTTAATTGAGCCCGGCTAATAGATGGTTTGGACCAATCCATCGGGCGAAACCAGATTAAAACGGTTataaatcccacaaacaaaTCCAAATCTATCTTGTTTTCACTAGAAAAAGCATCAATAACACCACCATACCCAACACTGGTCACCAGTCTATTTCAAAGCAACAAATGGAATTAGAATACCTTAATCCACAACCCTTCATTCTTCTACCACATAACGTCGGTGGCACATAAGGAGTGTACAAATTTCTTCAATCATGGCATGAATGCAAAATATAATAAGGTGTGAAAATTTGTTAAGATTGTATAATTGATGCTTAATTGTGTCTCGTAAATCAAAGATCAAAATAGGGGGAGGGGGCGGGTTAGATCTCTTagcattcttttttttagcaaTCGGATGTCTGGGCCAGCGTGCACGCATCTCAACAAATATCAAAATAGGAGAGAGGGGGGCGGGTTAGATCTCttagaattctttttttttagtaaccGGATGTCTGGGCCAGCGTGCACGCATCTCGACTAACTCTCcaaggtcttgaagttaacgaccggacAAACACTTCAGTGGCCCCAAAGTTTAGAATGCCTGGCCTCCGTGGAATTCGAACATGCAACCTCATAAAGGACAAGCACTTATTGTTTTCTTGTccccacttggccaaaccccttcCGGTTAAATCTCTTAGCATTCTTGATGCAATCTCGAAAATGGGCGTACCATAAAAAGGTGAACAAAACAACTCACataattgattgaaaatttGTCATAAAGCAACAGCTGTTTGAGCCCCATAACACACTCTGTACGAAGGGATGGGTTTGGTCATCAGAGCAACGAATTCAAGCAAGAAGTTAAGAACAATACATTTGGTGATAACAACGATAAAATAAGAATACATTATACTACAACATTTAATTTACAAAGAATGGAGAATGACTgtggattaaaaaataaaaatatgactaTCGATGCTTACTTCGCTGGATCAAGTTATTTGTGAGGGTTCATATGCGGGTAAAGTCCCAAAATGTGCTCCGGCATGAAGTCATGCCTTGTCAAGATTCCTACTATTGGAGGTCTCtgcaaaaacaattaaaaacaaCCCATAAGTTTATATCCGGTCGTtctttaggggaaaaaaaaacttgcaaaaACGGAATTGCTTACGAGTTgcagaaaaatgaacaaaaagcaTGCCGTAACAAGCATGAACAACAATAATCGACAACGCGGCACAAGCCCTTTCTACGGTGTGCTTGTTTTTGTATTGTTAAGTTTGTGTTTTAAGAGTTCCTCTAGAAAATGACACAGGAATTTTACACATTTCACTTATGAAGAAAGAAACAGCCTTTCCAGCAGAACAAAACAAACTATTGCCAACAGATGAAAGCAGGAGCAcataaaagagaaacaaaaagtcTATTTTTACCAAGTTTGCAAACCAAGTGGTTGTTTTTCAAACCaagttgctctttttttttttgcaaatcaaGTTGCTTAAGGCTAGCTGTGTTTGGATCTGGAGAGATCTGTGAAGTGATAAAAAAAAGGCAAGGGATGTCCTTCTCCACATCCTAGCTACATTTTCCTTGCCTCCTATTTTCTTTCACATATCCCTTTCGCTAAGTCGATATCTAAATAAAGcccaaaagaacaaaacaaaaccaaaaagaaaggaaTGGGAGGAAAGTTTTCTAAACTTTTAATTaggaaaggaaatgaaagtAAACAATAGAAACTTACAGCAGGGGTTTTTGGCACAACACACATGTGCCTGAGACCAAGCTCCCGGAACAGGACTGCAGCTTTGGCTAGAGACATTGTCTCCACTACCGTATAGGGGGAGGTATTAGTAATTGGATGGAGATCAACGTACAACTCCCACTCCTCCTCCTTGACATCCAAATCCTCAAGCTTGAGACCTTTCCCTGACCCCGGCTTTGCAAAGTCGGACGCGTGAAACTTGCTCAAAATCTCTGATCCACTCAACACCCTCTTCTTGGTAAATTTCTTCCTTTTAAGCAAAACAAGCAAGTGGGACCTCAAAACGAGCCCACACAACTCCGGCGCATCTGAGAAAGGCGGTTCATCAATCACAGGGAATCCGTTATGATTTGTTATCTTCAGCGTGTGTAGTATAGTGCCAACTTTCTCGACACCAGAAAATGAAATCAAGGGACCGGAAACAACATCCCTAGCGACCAAGTGCCTCATGTATGGTTCAGCATGGGCTTCCAAGTACGGGAGTCCCttcattttcactatttggTCGTAAACGCCATTGTTGAAACAATCAGCCACTGTTTTTGAAATAAGGAGAACTAGCATCACCAGAGGGAGCATTAATAGGTCATTTGTGAGTTCAAGAAGTATGACACAGAGCGAAACGGTCATTCTCATGGTCCCACCAAGAAAAGAAGCGGCCCCAAGAAGCGCGAAGAGCCCAACATCGAGATCAGAGATGGAGACTATGAGGGTCCCAATGAGGCGCCCATAGGAGGCTCCGGCAAGTATGACAGGGATGAAGAGCCCGGATGGAATGGCTATGCCATACGTGATAATGCCCAGGCAGTATATggcaacaaagaaaataaagagtgTAGAGAGGTGAACTTCCTCTTCATTGCCGGAGCTAAATAAGTTACGGATGACATCATCATTGGTATTGAGGAGGAGGGAGGCAAGGTCATTGTACTGGCCTGGAGGACATTGGAAGTTCTTGTAGTTTCCGGAGCGACCTATGGTTGGGCATTCTTCTTCCAGCCCAGTAGGACATGGGGTGCATCTTGCAAGCCATGGGAGGCCGTAAGAGCAACAAGAGGTCAGAAAGGAGATGGTCATGACAAGTAGGATTTTGAATCCCGGACCTCTCCTGCAATTCAGTATCCACCAATCAGCAAGAGATGAGAAAAATTGAGATGTTGCATAAAACACTCCAAAGATAACAAAAACATGTTAAGATTGGATAGCTAGGTACATGAGTTGATATGGAGATAACAATCATAACATCAAATATCAAGCCATATGAAAGTGGGATAGTACAATCTAGTCAACATAGAAAAGGgcgaagaaagaaaaatgaactgTTCTATAGCTCAGTAATAAAGAAATATCTCAttaaagaagggaaaaagaatAGAAGCCATAGGCAGAGTTTGATAGCAGTACTATATCTGCTGGATTTGACTCTTTTCAAAATAGTCCGCCTTATCCTACATATAGTGGTATAGGATATGAAGGTGGGTTCAAACCAAAACAGCTACCTTTACATCCTATGTCCCATGGGTCCATATAAGGAGGATAGAGGCTGTTTGGAATAAAAATTAGTTATGTTGATTCCATATCCGATAACAAAAAGACAAAGGATATAATCCTACATGAAGCAAATCTAGTCCAATTCAGTCCAGTCCCTCCCAAATGACACCAAACCTATTATCAAACATGGCCACAACGCCTTTTaattggagagggagagagagagagagagagagagagagagggggaaaaaaaaccttatATATTCCATAACTCACAATTCTCTAGGCATGTTTTTCCACAAAAATCTTGCCCGAATTAAGATTCTATTTCCAATTAAATCAGGTTAATTGTCATCGACGGCATATGATGCTCtaactaggtgaattctattatTACAAGGAGGATCATGTAGACATACTCATTGATGATGCTATAAGTACGAAGAACCTTGTCAACAAGATAATTGTAAAGGCTTCCGAAAATGCCTCCGATAATTCCAAGTAACATAATGGCCAATAGATCTGGGGTGCTATATTTAGGCACTGCTGAATTGACATCAAACATAATCAGACCTCCTTGCCCAAACAGTCCACATTTTCCACTTCGACAAACTTCTATTAGAGATCTCAACACCACAGCGACTACAGCTGTTGTGAAAAAAGTCCTCCAAAGAAGAGCACTCCGCCACCTAAAAAGACATCAAGGACATGGTCAGTGCCTACATAAGAATGAACTCCAAACCCATACTTATCATTTGGGGATAAGAAAAGGTAATTAAGTTACGTgtgtgcatgagagagagagagagagagagagagagagagagagagagagagagagagagagagagagagagagagagaccatgaAGCTGCTTCTTCAAGAGCGAATAAAACTCCGCCAACTGGGGCACGGAAGGCAGCAGCTACACCAGCAGCAGCGCCACAGGTGATCAAATCCCGTCGATCCCTATCGTTTTTGAAGTATCTGAGCCATTTCCAAGTCAAATGGTACTTGCGTGAACCTCCTTGTCCAAGTAAGTTGGCGATACAAGAGCCAGTGTGTACCATGGGTCCTTCCTTGCCCACAACAAACCCAGCAGCAACTCCAAATATGGAACCAAAAATCTGAAAAGTTTGAATTTATTCTCAATTACTATTACATTTACCATTAAATTCATGATAGCAGCTGCCAGCTACTATTACAATTAACAATCTGAAAATAGTCCCTGGAAGCCTTGGGAAAACAAAGCTTGCAAATTTACACCTTCCTATGGCAGCTCAAGTGGCAGGTAATAATGTAGCTCAACAAACCAAGAGGAAAGAAATAAGTCATAAGAATAAAGGGCAAAAGGAGCTTGGAATACTCAAAAGGTTGAGGCTTTAATGACAAATATAAGATACCAAATCCAAGTTCTTATTTTTAGCCTGTTATTTTGGGGACAAGAAACATTTGAGACACGTACAGAAAGGTGATTTTGGCTAAGAAATTACAGAAAAGGGgctaaaggaaaaaaggaaagaagagaaaacCAAAGATATAGAAATAAAAAACGTAGTCTAAGGTAGCATCATGAAAACACTCCTTTTAAGGGCAAAGAATCGGACTTCGATGCACTTAATCATTGGTGCTTCCATTTTTTCAGGTATAGAATATATAGTTGAAAGTCGTCACAAGAAAATTGACTCTGCATGTGAGTGCATATCACCCGAACACACACATCTACACAGAAGTAAAGTGAGGTTCTAACAAACCTTTACAAATAGGGTACGTGGAGCCAACATAGAATAAGCATCAACACCGTTAAGATAGGCTTTGACCTCTGGTATGCCAGATCCGGCTGCTGCAGGAGCAATGTAAGCACAGAGGGCTGCAGCGGCAATTGCCAAAACCATGTTACTACCAGCATATGCTGCGAATGCCCCATAATACCTGCACTGGAATTGGAGTCACTTACAGTTACTTGAAACAGGTAGAAGCCAATTGCTTTTGGTCTCCTATATCCTACATTTATGTTAggtattaaaaaaacaaatcagaAACCAGACTTTCTGGGGGAAGAAAGCATGCTCTCCGAAGCATAATGCATCTGATCCAAGTAACAATCAAATGCCCACTGCATGCCAGCAGAATTTGCATAAAGCAGTTAAGCAATCTTTTCTTTCCCGTAGTTATGATTTTCTATGCTACAAAGGGTTGTAAATTCTTGCTCCAGGCCTATCCACAGGCAGAAATACAAATGGACCTACGTGTGGTCATGGCTAGAAGGCCAAACTGCCTAATCGAGTCTAGGAAGGATCCAAAATGACATCAGAAATAAGGTTTCTAGTTTCCAGAATCCTAAATAGGGTCACACCTTGCTCCTTTGTAAAAACTGGTTTATCCCTCGTTAGTCCCTTTCTTATTTTAGTAGTAGTCCctcgtttattttctttctttctttttgttaagGAGGACACACCCTTCTGGAATCCTACACACTTATGCTTCTTTAATAGCATTTTCACctcccaagaaaaaaaaaggagagtaaGGATTTCACATGCATCATACTCCAACAAATGTATGCAGGACAGATAGAATTGAACCACAATGTTAGCAGCGGAAGGTGTGGGAGTATATCAGGCAAGAGGCCAAGCAAAAGTTTATCCTTCAATCAAGAAAAATGTTCTAACGCTTATAATTCAGGAATAAGTCAttacagaaaaacaaaaagcagGATCTCTCTTCTGAACCACAGGATGTTACAGGGTTCATTGTACCAGGAGATTTAACCATACTCCTAACTAACAATGAAATTCTGGCACCAAAGATACCGCGACTTTCCACGGGGGATAGGCCAAAATACAACATTAATAACCAGAGGAAGTAAACCATAACAACAGCAATTCAATAAGAACCTTAACCTAACTGTATCAAGTGGAAGTCAGGCTTACTTTTCCTTGAGCATGAGATTGTTAGTAAGCAGAAGCTTAAAACCGGCAATGTTCTCAACAGCAAGGTTATTAAAGAATCCCACAACTCCTGTACTCAATCCTATAAGAAGTGCAAGTGTCCACTTTAGAACAACATACTGAAATATCTGAACCTTGTTCCTAGATCTCCAGTCCTGCTTGAAAAGATCATTTTCAATAATCCTACAAAAACACATATTAACAAATTAGACAAGATATATGCATGTTGAAAGCAGCAATCCAAGGTGCAAACAAAGTGCAAGTGATTTAAATTAGTCTAATTttgacatgattttttttctggTTGACTCCATGACTTATGTTCATTTCTACAAAGGTGATCACACCGGTAAATTACCAAACGTTTTCACGCGTAATGGAACATTCATAAACACCACTTATGGTCTTCCTTTAGAACACCTGATTCCCAAAAACAACAACGAATGCTGATTTTGCATCAAAGGATATAACACAAATAAACCCCCAAATtaccaaataaacaaatatCCATTTCTGAAACACAAATGCTCAGCACTAGGTTGTAATGCTATTACCCATTACATGCCAATAAGAGCAACTCCAATGCTACTTGGCACTATGTCTAGccaaaagtaccaaaaaagGCCCATCTGTGATTTACTCTATTCTAGTTTTAAATGCATCTTCTCCAACCCAACTCTCTGTTTTGCCTATTAATAAAAACTAACTCATCAAACATTGAAAGAAAATTACTTCTTCCACAAATATAAAACTATACTATATATCTTATAAGTATTCCCAATCAACATGTAGAGACCACATGACAACAAATTTTCCTAAGAGCATGTCACAATTTTGTaacaataatttatttttttgttatttcccCATGAGATTGTCACATAGTTTGGTAAATGTACACAATTAGTTGGATGTCTAAAATCACCTCATTTACCTAGCAATTGGAGGGTGGCTACATTTAGCTCAGAAACATGAAAAAGGCAATTTGCCCATTCCTTCGAATAGTGCATTGAAGATCCAAAAAATAGATTTCCCTAGCTATTTTTTGCTAACCACCATTATTTGCCTAGtcagttggagatgctctaatcaATTAAAAAGATCGTGCCATCACCAAATGGTGTGTTTAGTTGGCGGGAATTGTGGAGAAACTGAAATAATAGTTTCTTTTTGTCTCCCCTTCATTTGGCCTATTCCTTTGAAGATCCAAACAATGGATTTGGCTACCAATTTTCACTAACAACCATGATTTGCCTAATGGGTTTGAGATGTGCACCAATTTATCAAAATGATAGTGCCATCCCACGTGGTGTGTTTGGTTGGCAAGAATTGTAGCAAATATTGATATGATTAGCCCCAAGAGTTAGTCCAATTGGTTGGTAcgcgtaagctggcccgaacacCCTAACACCCTGACCCTCCAACCAAAAGAAAACTAGTATGattgttttttcatttcctcGAAACCAAACGCAGAAAAAAGAACTGTTTAACGATTAAACAAGGAAATGAAGTAAGGCCAGAAAGCCGAATGCGTACTCGTAATCGAGGCTTTCAATGGGGCAGACATTAGCCCCGACCATAGCAATCTGAGACGTATTGTTCATCCGACTCCTGCTCAGAAGCAGAGGCTCCCTCAACCCTCCTACGCTCCTCTCCGAAAACGACGACGACCCGTTCCTCTCCATCTTCTCCACCTTCTCGTCGTCGCACCCCAATCCCACCTCGCTCTCCAGATCATTCGCATCtctcctctccatctctctctctctctctctcaaacttgACAAGCGGATACGTATCTGCTTTATGTGAGGAGAAAAAGGGAAATGTGTGAAGATTTGGGAAAGCGTAAAGAATTTGAAGGCTTGTTGACGTGCACGGGGAATTTTTTGATGGAACGAAAAAGAGTGGACAATGGTTGTCAATTTTCTTGAAAGTTCGGTTGGATGACAGCGAGTGATTGAAAGACGACGAATCCATTGATTTTCCGAAATGCC
This region includes:
- the LOC131306361 gene encoding chloride channel protein CLC-c-like isoform X1, producing the protein MERRDANDLESEVGLGCDDEKVEKMERNGSSSFSERSVGGLREPLLLSRSRMNNTSQIAMVGANVCPIESLDYEIIENDLFKQDWRSRNKVQIFQYVVLKWTLALLIGLSTGVVGFFNNLAVENIAGFKLLLTNNLMLKEKYYGAFAAYAGSNMVLAIAAAALCAYIAPAAAGSGIPEVKAYLNGVDAYSMLAPRTLFVKIFGSIFGVAAGFVVGKEGPMVHTGSCIANLLGQGGSRKYHLTWKWLRYFKNDRDRRDLITCGAAAGVAAAFRAPVGGVLFALEEAASWWRSALLWRTFFTTAVVAVVLRSLIEVCRSGKCGLFGQGGLIMFDVNSAVPKYSTPDLLAIMLLGIIGGIFGSLYNYLVDKVLRTYSIINERGPGFKILLVMTISFLTSCCSYGLPWLARCTPCPTGLEEECPTIGRSGNYKNFQCPPGQYNDLASLLLNTNDDVIRNLFSSGNEEEVHLSTLFIFFVAIYCLGIITYGIAIPSGLFIPVILAGASYGRLIGTLIVSISDLDVGLFALLGAASFLGGTMRMTVSLCVILLELTNDLLMLPLVMLVLLISKTVADCFNNGVYDQIVKMKGLPYLEAHAEPYMRHLVARDVVSGPLISFSGVEKVGTILHTLKITNHNGFPVIDEPPFSDAPELCGLVLRSHLLVLLKRKKFTKKRVLSGSEILSKFHASDFAKPGSGKGLKLEDLDVKEEEWELYVDLHPITNTSPYTVVETMSLAKAAVLFRELGLRHMCVVPKTPARPPIVGILTRHDFMPEHILGLYPHMNPHK
- the LOC131306361 gene encoding chloride channel protein CLC-c-like isoform X2, which codes for MVLAIAAAALCAYIAPAAAGSGIPEVKAYLNGVDAYSMLAPRTLFVKIFGSIFGVAAGFVVGKEGPMVHTGSCIANLLGQGGSRKYHLTWKWLRYFKNDRDRRDLITCGAAAGVAAAFRAPVGGVLFALEEAASWWRSALLWRTFFTTAVVAVVLRSLIEVCRSGKCGLFGQGGLIMFDVNSAVPKYSTPDLLAIMLLGIIGGIFGSLYNYLVDKVLRTYSIINERGPGFKILLVMTISFLTSCCSYGLPWLARCTPCPTGLEEECPTIGRSGNYKNFQCPPGQYNDLASLLLNTNDDVIRNLFSSGNEEEVHLSTLFIFFVAIYCLGIITYGIAIPSGLFIPVILAGASYGRLIGTLIVSISDLDVGLFALLGAASFLGGTMRMTVSLCVILLELTNDLLMLPLVMLVLLISKTVADCFNNGVYDQIVKMKGLPYLEAHAEPYMRHLVARDVVSGPLISFSGVEKVGTILHTLKITNHNGFPVIDEPPFSDAPELCGLVLRSHLLVLLKRKKFTKKRVLSGSEILSKFHASDFAKPGSGKGLKLEDLDVKEEEWELYVDLHPITNTSPYTVVETMSLAKAAVLFRELGLRHMCVVPKTPARPPIVGILTRHDFMPEHILGLYPHMNPHK